Within the Pseudomonas fulva genome, the region GAGGTTGGCGATCTGGTGGCTGACGGCCGAGGGTGTGAGGTTCAGGTGTTCGGCTGCCCGGGCGACGTTGCCAAAGCGCGCCACCTGTTCGAAGGACTGAATGGCTTTCAGCGGTGGTAGGGACATCGGCTGGTTACCGGGTTATTGAGCGGGGCATTGGTGGCAAGAAGCCTGGGATCCACTGCAATCCTACTGCGCCGCTTTGCCTGTGCGTTACTGGCGTGCTGAATTTTTTTCAGCATTGGTTGAAGCCAGCTGCGTTGCTCCACCTGCGCATCGAGCCGACTCTCTGCCCATCGGTTCGTCATGAGCCGCCACCCATAAAAACAAAAGTCGGAGCACAGACCATGCTACTTCAAGGCAAAATCGCAATCGTCACCGGTGCCGCCTCGCCGCGCGGCATTGGCCGCGCCACCGCCCAGGCGTTCGCCGAGCAGGGTGCCCGCGTCATCATCCTCGATCTGGATCTCGCTGCCGCCCGCGAAGCCGCTGCACAGCTTGGCGAGGGCCACCTCGGCCTGGCCGCCAACGTTGCCGACGAAGCCCAGGTGCGCGATGCGGTGGCCCAGACGCTCGGCCTGTACGGGCGTATCGACGTGCTGGTCAACAATGCCGGTATCACCCAGCCGGTGAAGACGCTCGAGATCACCGGCAAGGACTACGAGCGCATTCTCGACGTCAATCTGCGTGGCACCCTGCTGATGTCCCAGGCCGTGCTGCCGACGATGCGCAGCCAGCGGGCCGGCAGCATCATCTGCATGTCGTCGGTGTCGGCCCAGCGTGGCGGCGGTATCTTCGGCGGGCCACATTACAGCGCCGCCAAGGCCGCCGTGCTGGGCCTGGCCAAGGCCATGGCGCGGGAGTTCGGCGCCGACAACGTACGGGTCAACTCGCTTACCCCGGGGCTGATCCAGACCGACATCACCGGTGGGCTGATGCACGACGAACGCCGCCACGCGATCATCGACGGCATTCCCCTGGGGCGCCTGGGCGAAGCGCGGGACGTGGCCAATGCCGCACTGTTCCTGGCCAGCGACCTGTCCAGCTATCTCACCGGCATCACCCTGGATGTGAACGGTGGGATGCTGATCCACTGACGCCATAGGCCGTTCGTTCTGTATCTGCAGCCTGGCGCTCGCCCGCCAGGCAGATGAATAAAAACAAGAGATCAGATCACCATGACCACCATCGCCCTCGATGCGGCCTCGACCGCTCGCAGCAATGCCTACCGCAAGACCGCCTGGCGGCTGATGCCGTTTCTGATGCTGTGCTACCTGTGCGCCTACCTGGATCGCGTCAACGTCGGCTTCGCCAAGTTGCAGATGATGGATGACCTGGCGCTGAGCGAGGCCGTCTACGGCCTGGGTGCCGGCATGTTCTTCATCGGTTACTTCCTGTTCGAAGTGCCCAGCAACGTGATTCTCCACCGTGTGGGTGCGCGCCGCTGGATCGCGCGGATCATGATCACCTGGGGCATCATTTCTGGGCTGTTCGCCTTCGTGGAGACGGCCACGCAGTTCTACGTGCTGCGTTTTCTGCTCGGCGTCGCCGAAGCCGGCCTGGCGCCCGGGCTGCTGTTGTATCTCACCTACTGGTTTCCGTCCTACCGACGCGCCAAGATGACCGCCCTGTGGTTCGTGGCCATTCCGCTGTCGGGCATGATCGGCGGGCCGCTGTCCGGCTGGATCATGGAGCGTTTCGCCGGCGTGCACGGCTGGGCCGGCTGGCAGTGGATGTTCGTGCTGGAAGCCATTCCCACCGTGCTGGTCGGGATCCTGGTGCTCAGTTACCTGAAAGACAGCGTGGACCAGGCCACCTGGCTCAACGCTGAAGAGAAGGCGCTGATCCGCCAGGAACTGGCCGAGGACAATCAGCACAAGGTTCAGCACGCCTCGGCTGGTGCGTTTATCCGCGACCGCCGTCTGTGGTTGCTGGCCGGCATCTATTTCTGCGTGGTGATGGGCCAGTACGCGATCACCTTCTGGCTGCCGACGCTGGTGCGCAATGCCGGTGTCGCCGAGCCGCTGCACATCGGCCTGCTCACCAGCCTGCCTTACCTGTGCGCCATCTTCGCCATGCTGCTGGTGGCGCGCAGTGGCGACAAACACCAGGAGCGCCGCTGGCACCTGGCGATGCCCATGCTCGCCGGTGCCCTGGGGCTGAGCCTGGCAGCCGCGCTGGGCAGCAACGTGACCCTGTCGATCCTCAGTCTGTGCCTGGCGGCCTCCGGGATTCTCGCCGCCTCCTCGCTGTTCTGGATGCTGCCCACCACCCTGCTGGGCGGGGTGTCCGCGGCCGCCGGCATTGCCGCCATCAACAGCTTCGCCAACCTGGCCGGCTTCTGCTCGCCGTACCTGATCGGCTGGGTCACCACCACCCTCGGCAGCAGCGCCGTGGGCATGTACCTGATCACCGGCGTGCTGGCATTCGGCGCGTTCCTGGTGTTCCGCGTCCCCGCCCGTCAAGTCAATCGCTAAGGAGTCACCCCATGAATTCCGCATCCACTGCCACGGGCGTACCGTCGCTGGCCAAGCGCGCCCACAACATCCGTCGTCATGCCCTACGCATGGGGCAGGTCCAGGGGCAGGGCTATATCGGCCAGGCGCTGGGCGCTGCCGACATGCTGGCCGTCGCCTACTTCCATGCCCTGGCTTATCAGCCTGCCAACCCGGAGTGGGAAGGGCGTGACCGCTTCTACCTGTCCATCGGTCACTACGCCATCGCCCTGTATGCGGCGCTGATCGAGGCCGGCATCGTCCCCGAAGACGAGCTGGAAACCTACGGCAGCGACGACAGCCGCCTGCCCATGTCGGGCATGGCCGCTTACACGCCGGGCATGGAGATCACCGGTGGCTCGCTGGGCCATGGGCTGGGTATCGCGGTGGGCGCCTGCCTGGGCCTCAAGCGCAAGGGCTCGGACCGCTTCGTCTACAACCTGCTGTCCGACGGCGAACTCAACGAGGGCTCGACCTGGGAGGCGGCGATGTCCGCTTCGCACTGGCAGCTCGACAACCTGATCGCGCTGATCGACGTGAACAACCAGCAGGCCGACGGCCACTCCAGCGAGGTGCTGGCCTTCGAGCCCATCGTCGACCGCTGGCAGGCGTTCGGCTGGTTTACCCAGCGCGTCGACGGCAACGACATCGCCGCGCTGGTGGCGGCGTTCGATGCCGCCCGCCAGCACCCCGGCCCGCAACCGCGCGTGATCATCTGCGACACGCGCATGGGCAAGGGTGTGCCCTTCCTCGAAAACCGCGAGAAGACTCACTTCATCCGCGTGGATGAAAGCGAATGGGACCTCGCCCTGAATATGCTCGACGCCGGGAGCCAGCCATGAATACCGCCACCACCGCCAAGAAGCGCCTGACCACCTCGGCGATGATCGCCTCCATCGCCGCCGAAGGGCAGGCCACGCGTGCGGCGCCCTTCGGTCACGCCCTTGCCGCGCTGGCCGAGCAGCGCAAGGACATCGTCGGCTTGTCGGCCGACCTGTCCAAGTACACCGACCTGCACATTTTCGCCAAGGCCCACCCGGACCGCTTCTACCAGATGGGCATGGCCGAGCAGTTGCTGATGAGCGCAGCGGCAGGCATGGCGCGTGAAGGACTGACGCCGTTCGCCACCACCTACGCCGTGTTCGCGTCACGGCGCGCCTACGACTTCATCTGCATGGCCATCGCCGAAGAGAACCTCAACGTGAAGATCGTCTGCGGCCTGCCGGGGCTGACCACCGGCTACGGGCCCAGCCACCAGGCCACCGACGACCTGGCGATCTTCCGGGCGATGCCCAACCTGATGATCATCGACCCTTGCGATGCCCACGAGATCGAGCAGGCCGTGCCGGCCATCGCCGCGCATCAGGGGCCGGTATACATGCGCCTGCTGCGTGGCAACGTGCCGCTGGTGCTGGACCAGTACGACTATCGCTTCGAGATCGGCAAGGCCAAGACGCTGCGCACCGGCCGCGAGGTGCTGATCATCGCCACCGGGCTGATGACCATGCGGGCGCTGGAAGCGGCGGAAAAACTGCAGGCCGATGGCGTCGACGTCGCCGTGCTGCATGTGCCGACCATCAAGCCCCTGGACGAGGCGACCCTGCTGGCAGAAGCCCGCAAGCCAGGGCGCCTGGTGGTCACGGCCGAGAACCACTCGATCATCGGTGGGCTGGGCGAGGCGGTCGCCGGGGTGCTGCTGCGCAACGGCGTGACGCCGACCTTCCGGCAGATCGCCCTGCCGGATGCCTTCCTGGACGCCGGCGCATTGCCGACCCTGCACGACCGTTACGGTATTTCGACCGATGCAGTGGTTCGTCAAATCAAGGGTTGGTTGTAAGACGCAGCGGCTTCTCGGGCCACGAGCACGAACTCGGCGAGCCGGTGTACAGGGTTCGTCGGGTTTTTGGCATGGACGGCGCGCGATGGCGGTCCTATCCATCAGCCCGGAACCGATCCTGGAGGTACCCCTGTGAAGCACTATCCATTGAGCGAGGCCATGAGCGCGTTCGTGAGCAAGAGCGCCGAGTTCGTTGCCAGCGACGCGAGCTTGCCGTCACGGCGTCATGCCTTCCTGCGGGCGTGTCGGCATTTCACCCCGCAAGCACCCGCCGGCTGGCTCATCGAGAACCGGCGTGTCGATGACCTGCTGCTGCGTATCTACAAGCCATCCTCGCCGACGCCCGAGGGTGGCTGGCCGACCTTGCTCTATCTGCATGGCGGCGGTTGGGCGTTCGGGTGCCTGGACAGCCATGACTGGTTCGCTTTCGCGATGGCTCGCCGGGTGCCGGTCGCGATCGTGGCGGTGGATTACCGCCTGGCCCCGGAGCATCCCTTTCCCGCCGCCCTCGACGACACCCTGACGGCTTGGCATGCGTTACGGGCCGGGCGTGTCGGTTCGGGGCTGAGCCGCGAAAAGCTGGTGGTCGGTGGCGACAGTGCCGGAGGCAATTTGGCGGCCGGGCTGTGCATCGCCCTGCGCGACGCGAACGGGCCTCAGCCGCTGCTTCAAGCGCTCGTGTATCCCGTTCTCAGCGCTAGCGGGGATCAGCCCTCGATGCGCGAACATGCCGATGCGCCCATGCTCACCGCAGCCGAGGTCACCGACTCGATTGCGGCCTATCTACCGGCTGCGGGCATGCGCGCAGCGGCCAGGGCCATGCCCCTGGCTGCTGCGGACCTCACCGGCCTGGCTCCTGCTTTCATCGCCGTGGCTGAATACGACCCGCTTCGCGATCAAGGCTATGCCTATGCCGAGGCCCTGCAGAAAGCCGGCGTCGAAGCCACGCTGCACGTCGGCGAGGGTCTGGTTCACGGCGGCCTTCTCGCTGGCGAGGTGGAGGAGGCCTCGCAAGTCTACGACGCGCTGGCTGAAGCAATCGGGCGAAACCTCGCAGATTGATAGCGGCAACGTCGCTGCCTTGACCCGGGGGCAACCCTGCCGGTTCACCTCCTCGAGCCTAGGTCGGCTTTCGGCTGCCGATTGATGCCGTTCACGACCGTCATTGATCGGCCAGCAGTGCCAATGGTTAACCCTGCACCCAGGTGAGTGCCAGGGACGGCTGCCTCTGTTCCTGGCCTAGTCCTGGACGGTCTGCCGGAGCTGGCCGACTGCGTTCACCACTCGCCGTGCCTCGGCGCGGATTTCCAGCATCACCTCTCCGGCCTGGCCGGCCAGGTCAACCCCTTTCCTCACCTTGTCCTGGCTGCCCAGCATGCTCGCCACGGCGCTCTGGGTCAGGTTCTGGTTCAGTTGAACGACTTCGTTGATTTCCACGGTTGCCTGGCTGGTTCGAGAGGCCAGGTTGCGCACTTCATCCGCCACTACGGCAAAGCCGCGGCCAAGTTCGCCCGCTCTTGCAGCCTCGATCGCGGCAT harbors:
- a CDS encoding transketolase family protein, with amino-acid sequence MNTATTAKKRLTTSAMIASIAAEGQATRAAPFGHALAALAEQRKDIVGLSADLSKYTDLHIFAKAHPDRFYQMGMAEQLLMSAAAGMAREGLTPFATTYAVFASRRAYDFICMAIAEENLNVKIVCGLPGLTTGYGPSHQATDDLAIFRAMPNLMIIDPCDAHEIEQAVPAIAAHQGPVYMRLLRGNVPLVLDQYDYRFEIGKAKTLRTGREVLIIATGLMTMRALEAAEKLQADGVDVAVLHVPTIKPLDEATLLAEARKPGRLVVTAENHSIIGGLGEAVAGVLLRNGVTPTFRQIALPDAFLDAGALPTLHDRYGISTDAVVRQIKGWL
- a CDS encoding alpha/beta hydrolase, which produces MSAFVSKSAEFVASDASLPSRRHAFLRACRHFTPQAPAGWLIENRRVDDLLLRIYKPSSPTPEGGWPTLLYLHGGGWAFGCLDSHDWFAFAMARRVPVAIVAVDYRLAPEHPFPAALDDTLTAWHALRAGRVGSGLSREKLVVGGDSAGGNLAAGLCIALRDANGPQPLLQALVYPVLSASGDQPSMREHADAPMLTAAEVTDSIAAYLPAAGMRAAARAMPLAAADLTGLAPAFIAVAEYDPLRDQGYAYAEALQKAGVEATLHVGEGLVHGGLLAGEVEEASQVYDALAEAIGRNLAD
- a CDS encoding transketolase — protein: MNSASTATGVPSLAKRAHNIRRHALRMGQVQGQGYIGQALGAADMLAVAYFHALAYQPANPEWEGRDRFYLSIGHYAIALYAALIEAGIVPEDELETYGSDDSRLPMSGMAAYTPGMEITGGSLGHGLGIAVGACLGLKRKGSDRFVYNLLSDGELNEGSTWEAAMSASHWQLDNLIALIDVNNQQADGHSSEVLAFEPIVDRWQAFGWFTQRVDGNDIAALVAAFDAARQHPGPQPRVIICDTRMGKGVPFLENREKTHFIRVDESEWDLALNMLDAGSQP
- a CDS encoding methyl-accepting chemotaxis protein; translation: MQVVRGISEELDKVSEQIRALSTQSERINSIVQVIRGIADQTNLLALNAAIEAARAGELGRGFAVVADEVRNLASRTSQATVEINEVVQLNQNLTQSAVASMLGSQDKVRKGVDLAGQAGEVMLEIRAEARRVVNAVGQLRQTVQD
- a CDS encoding MFS transporter produces the protein MTTIALDAASTARSNAYRKTAWRLMPFLMLCYLCAYLDRVNVGFAKLQMMDDLALSEAVYGLGAGMFFIGYFLFEVPSNVILHRVGARRWIARIMITWGIISGLFAFVETATQFYVLRFLLGVAEAGLAPGLLLYLTYWFPSYRRAKMTALWFVAIPLSGMIGGPLSGWIMERFAGVHGWAGWQWMFVLEAIPTVLVGILVLSYLKDSVDQATWLNAEEKALIRQELAEDNQHKVQHASAGAFIRDRRLWLLAGIYFCVVMGQYAITFWLPTLVRNAGVAEPLHIGLLTSLPYLCAIFAMLLVARSGDKHQERRWHLAMPMLAGALGLSLAAALGSNVTLSILSLCLAASGILAASSLFWMLPTTLLGGVSAAAGIAAINSFANLAGFCSPYLIGWVTTTLGSSAVGMYLITGVLAFGAFLVFRVPARQVNR
- a CDS encoding SDR family NAD(P)-dependent oxidoreductase → MLLQGKIAIVTGAASPRGIGRATAQAFAEQGARVIILDLDLAAAREAAAQLGEGHLGLAANVADEAQVRDAVAQTLGLYGRIDVLVNNAGITQPVKTLEITGKDYERILDVNLRGTLLMSQAVLPTMRSQRAGSIICMSSVSAQRGGGIFGGPHYSAAKAAVLGLAKAMAREFGADNVRVNSLTPGLIQTDITGGLMHDERRHAIIDGIPLGRLGEARDVANAALFLASDLSSYLTGITLDVNGGMLIH